Proteins encoded within one genomic window of Fibrobacter sp.:
- the ispE gene encoding 4-(cytidine 5'-diphospho)-2-C-methyl-D-erythritol kinase — MKEFAPAKINLFLDVIRKREDGYHDLGTLFQTIDVGDTVSATLRDDDKITLEYNVPQEYPKESDLVFKAAALMQEAYRVPKGVDLYLEKVMPLGAGLGGGSADAAATLRLLNRLWKLDLPMEALEELGASLGADVPFLVRGGSAFAEGIGEKLTPIEPLQLKDGLHLLVATPLDAVPTKDAYAGVPKSGPDRWEAYKSGFRAAAGSSPAENLGSAMDFALENVFNSFEISVFPKHPLVEQLKQQMIRLGATSVLMSGSGASVFGVFGTRSQAESALESLKPISRYLAVTRFFQGF, encoded by the coding sequence ATGAAAGAATTCGCTCCTGCTAAAATCAATCTCTTCCTCGACGTCATCCGCAAGCGCGAAGACGGTTATCACGACCTGGGAACCCTTTTCCAGACTATCGACGTGGGCGACACGGTTTCGGCCACCCTTCGAGACGACGACAAGATTACCCTGGAGTACAATGTTCCTCAGGAATACCCCAAGGAATCGGACCTGGTGTTCAAGGCGGCAGCCCTGATGCAAGAGGCCTACCGTGTACCGAAGGGCGTTGACCTGTATCTGGAAAAGGTGATGCCCTTGGGCGCTGGTCTTGGCGGTGGTTCTGCCGATGCTGCTGCAACCCTCAGGTTGCTGAACCGCCTCTGGAAGTTGGACCTGCCTATGGAGGCCTTGGAGGAACTGGGCGCAAGTCTCGGTGCCGACGTCCCCTTTCTGGTCAGAGGCGGCTCGGCGTTTGCCGAGGGCATCGGCGAAAAGCTTACGCCCATCGAACCGCTCCAGCTGAAAGACGGTCTGCACCTGCTCGTAGCGACCCCGCTGGACGCCGTTCCCACCAAGGACGCCTACGCCGGAGTCCCCAAGTCGGGCCCTGACCGCTGGGAAGCGTACAAGTCGGGTTTCAGGGCCGCGGCCGGTTCTAGTCCTGCGGAAAATCTGGGTTCCGCCATGGATTTTGCTCTTGAAAACGTCTTCAACAGTTTCGAGATTTCGGTATTCCCCAAGCACCCCTTGGTAGAACAGCTGAAGCAACAGATGATTCGCCTGGGGGCGACTTCTGTCCTCATGTCGGGGTCGGGAGCTTCCGTCTTTGGCGTTTTTGGGACCCGGAGCCAGGCGGAATCTGCCCTGGAATCCCTGAAACCCATTTCCAGATACCTCGCCGTGACCCGTTTTTTCCAGGGTTTTTAG
- a CDS encoding 50S ribosomal protein L25, with translation MELTTLKATSRVLGANRENKRLRKAGQIPAVYYGKGTETVNISVSEIDIRKVLAPGKRYTLLDLEIDGKAGNPAVIYNYQKDAISQKFVHIDFLKIDEATPVKVRVPVKLSGLPVGVKTQGGLLAQ, from the coding sequence ATGGAACTCACAACGCTCAAGGCTACCTCGAGAGTGCTAGGTGCAAACCGCGAAAACAAGCGTTTGCGTAAGGCTGGTCAGATTCCGGCCGTCTATTATGGTAAGGGTACAGAGACTGTGAATATCAGCGTCAGCGAAATTGATATTCGTAAGGTTCTCGCACCCGGTAAGCGTTACACCCTTCTGGACCTGGAAATCGATGGCAAGGCCGGTAATCCCGCCGTCATCTACAACTACCAGAAAGACGCCATTTCCCAGAAATTCGTCCACATTGACTTTCTCAAGATCGACGAAGCCACTCCGGTGAAGGTTCGCGTTCCTGTCAAGCTCTCCGGCCTTCCGGTGGGCGTCAAGACCCAGGGCGGCTTGCTGGCTCAGGA